CGCGCGTTCTCGGCCAGGGCCACGACGAGCAGCGCCACCAGAACCAGCGCCAGTGACACCCGCACGCCAACGTTTGCGCCCGCCATGAACGCGGCGATCGAGGAGAGCTGGGTGGTTTGCGCCAGCAGCGAGACGGTGAAGACGACCATGATCATCGCCGGCTCAGCGACGGAGGCGATCATCATCTCACGGCTGGACCCGAGGCCACCGAAGCTGGTGCCGATGTCCATGCCGGCAAGGGCGAGAAAAAAGCGCCCGGTGCCGAGCAGGGCAGCGATGACGATCATGTCTGCCGACCAGCTGAACAGCAGCCCCGATGCGAAGGTTGGGACCAGCGCGGCGGCAACCCAGATGGCGGCAAAGGTGACGTAAGGAACAACGCGGAACAGCCAGGATGCGTTTTCGGCGAGCACGGCCTCCTTGCGGATCAGGCGAAGGAGGTCGCGGTAGGGCTGCAGCGGTGACGGCCCCCGCCGGCGCAGCACCCGCGCCTTGATCGTCCGCACCCAGCCGAGCAGCAACGGTGCGATTGCGACGACCAGCGTCATTTGGGCAAGCTGAATGGCGAGCGCGGCGATCATGGCCAGATCGCAATGCCGAGCAGCAGCGCCACCAAAAGGGCGAAGACCAACCCGAGGTAGCGGCGGATGGTCAGGAACTGCAGGTGGTTGACGCGATCGGCGGCGTAGGTGATCCCGGCGGCGAGCGGCGCGTAGCCGCACTCCCAGATCAGGTCACGAAGGCTGACCGTGAAGCGGGCCGGCTTGAGGCTTCCCGGCGGCGGCATCTCGACGCTCTCGCGAGCGACGAAGACGAGTGAACCGAACACCCGGCGAATCGGCTGGGCGAAGCTGCCAGCCGTATACTGCGTCGTCGGGCTGGCTTCGGGAAAGCCGCAGTCCCACGCCGGCGCCCGCCGGACGGCGCGTGACGCCAGCCGGTGGATCGCAAACGCCGCGAGCGTGCCCGAAAGAGCCATGAAGACGAGGACGAGAATCCCGTTATACGAGCTGCGCTCGGCGGCGATCGGTATCAGCGTCAGCCACGGCATGGCCGATTGCACGGGCAAGGATGTGCCGCGGGTGAGCTGGGAGACCACCGGCGCCAGCGCATCGACGATCAGGCCGGGCACGATCCCGGTGAGGATGCACGCCAATGCGAACGCGCTCATCACCGCCAGCGAGAAGCGATCGACCTCGCGCGCCTGCGCCGCCGCGGCCGTGCGCGGGCGCCCGAGGAAGGTGATGCCGAACGCCTTGACGAAACACGCTGCGGCAAGCGCTGCTGACAGGGCGAGGCCGGCGCCGACGCCGGGGATCAGGAACTTCAGCCCCCATTGCGGTACGGCCGGGCTGACCAGGATCGCCTGGAAGGTCAGCCATTCGGAGGCAAAACCGTTGAGCGGCGGCAGGGCCGAGATCGCCGCGCAGCCGAGCAGGAAAGTGGCTGCGGTGACCGGCATCCGGTGGATCAGCCCGCCGAGGTGCTCCATGTCGCGCTCGCCTGTCGCCGTCAGCACCGCCCCGGCGCCGAAGAACAGCAGGCTCTTGAACAGCATGTGATTGAGCACGTGGAACAGGGCGGCGCTGAACGCCAGCGCCGCCGGCACCATCATCCCGTTGGCGCGGAAGGCCAGCGCCAGACCGAGGCCGATGACGATGATACCGATGTTCTCGACCGTGTGGTAGGCGAGCAGCCGCTTGATGTCGTGCTGCATCAGGGCGTAGAGGACACCAAGCACGGCGGTTACGCCGCCCAGCACCAGCACCACCACGCTCCACCACCAGGCCGGCTCGCCGGCCAAGTCGAAGAGGATGCGGATGATCCCATAGATGGCAACCTTGGTCATCACCCCGCTCATCAGCGCCGAGACATGGCTCGGTGCCGCCGGATGGGCAAGCGGCAGCCAGACGTGCAGCGGCACGATGCCGGCCTTCGATCCGGCGCCGAGCAGCGTCAGCGCCAGAACCAGCGCGCCGATCGAAGGTGACAGGCCGGCGGCGCGGATGTCGGCGAAGGCATAGGCGCCGCTGACTCCGGCGAGAAGGCCAAAGCACAAGAGCAAGGCCAGCGTGCCGAAGCCGGCCATCACCAAGTAGACGCATCCGGCCTGTGCGGTTCCGTCCGTGCGGTGATGGGCCATCACCAACCCCCAGGACGCCAGCGACATGAATTCCCACGAGGCGAGGAAGGAGTAGGCGTCATCGGCCAGAACGACCATGTTCATCGCGGCGAGAAACACCGCGAACAGAGGGAGCACCCGCTGCGGCTCGCTATCGTGACGACCGTAACCCAGCCCGTAAACGCTCGCCGCCGCGCCGCCAAGGTTGACGACCAAAAGGAAGAACGCGGCCAGAGGGTCGAGACGCAGGTGCGCGCCGATCCAGGGGATGCCCAGCGGCAGAACTAGGTCTTGTGCCGGGGCCCGCCCGAAGAGCGTGATCGCCGCGAGAACAACCATCGCGCTGCACGCCGATGCTGCGGCTCCGTAGACGATGATGCGGCCGGCTGGCCGGCCGCCGAGGCCCACTGCGCCGAGCCCCGTCAACAAGAGCGAAGCGATCAGGACGAGTGCGGCGAGCAGAGCCATATCAGATGGTCCGTTTCGCGCGTCGCGTTGAGTGTCGGCGCTCCCAGCGAGCCACTTTGATCTCCCCTGTAACGGAACCCTCGGTCCGGCTTGTCGCGGTTTCGTGTTCTCGTGCCACGCCCAGGGCCCGCGCTCGCGGCGCGTTTTTCGTTCGGTTATTTGTTCCGAGCTGCCAACGCGCGAAGAAATGCGGCCAGCGTAACTTTCTTGCCACGGGCTTGCATCTTGATCGCCTTTACGTGCGGATCAGTCGTGAGCGATGGCCGGCAAAGCAAGGCCGATCGAACCCGAACCACACGCGAGCCGCTTTGATCGATATCGCGGCCGTGATGCTTAACCCATAGGGAAGCGCGTACGACATTTTGTCGCGGATGGCAAGCTGGGCCGAACGTCCCGCCCGGGATGAGCGCTCTTCCGCTACCCTCGGTCCCGTCACCAGCGCGCGACGTCGATCACGAACGAGCGTAGCGGCGCTGCAGGTGAGACACGAATGCCGCGGCGTCGAGGGGCCGGCCCGTCGCGCCGATGAGAATATCGCGCGTTGAGGCAAGCGATCCGCGGGCGTGAACGTTCGTGCGCAGCCAGCGGAGGAGGGGGGTGAAGTCGCCGCGGGCGATGTCGTCCTCGATCGACGGTTCCGCGCGGCAGGCCGCCTGGTAAAGCTGGGCCGCGGTCATCGCTCCGAGGGTATAGGTCGGAAAGTAACCCCAGGCGCCGTCGTACCAGTGAATGTCCTGGAGGCAGCCGAGGCCGTCGTCGGGCGGAACAACGCCAAGCAGGCGACGCATGCCGTCGTTCCAGGCGCCTGGAAGGTCGACGGGCTCGAGATCGCCGGCAATCATCGCCCGCTCAAGATTGTAGCGAAGAATGACGTGGGCCGGGTAGGTGACTTCGTCGGCGTCGACGCGGATGTATCCACGGGCAACGCGCGTATAGTGGCGATAGAGATTCTCCGCGTCCCAGGCGGGCCCGTCGCCGGCGAGTTCGGCGCGAAGCAACGGTGCGGCGAAAGAAAGGAACGCCCGCGAACGGCAAACCTGCATCTCGATCAGAAGCGACTGGCTTTCGTGCAGAACCATGCCGCGGGCGTCGCCCGCCGGCAGGCCACGCCATTGCTCGGGCAATCCCCGCTCGTAAAGGGCGTGCCCGGTCTCATGCAAGACGCCCATCAGCGCTGAGCGGAAGTCGCTTTCGTCATATCGGGTGGTGATGCGCACGTCGTCGGGCGTGCCGCCGCAAAACGGATGCAAGCTGACGTCGAGCCGGCCGTGGGTGAATTCGAACCCGAGCCGTTCCATCAGACCGACGGCCGCGGCGCGCTGCCGGTCGATCGGAAACGGACCCGCCGGCTCGATCGGGGGATCGTCCTGGCGCTGGCGCTCGATCACCTCCGGTAAAAAATCGGCAAGGAAGCGGGAAAGTTCGCCGAACAGTACGTCGATGTCGGCGCAGCGGCCATCCGGTTCGTACTCGTCGAGCAGGGCATCGTAGGGGCTGAGGCCTAACTTTTCCGATTTCGCCTGTGCCGCCTCGCGAACAAGCGCGAGCAGGTGCGTCAATGCGGGCAGGACTCGCGGAAAATCCGCCGCGGCGCGCGCTTCCCGCCACACGGTCTCGCATGCGGTCGTCGCACGCGATAAAGTCTCAACGAAGGTCTCGTCCAGGGCGGTCGCATGCGTCCATTGTCGCTTCATCTCGCCGACGTTGGCGCGCTGCGCGGCGTCAAGGACGGTATCGGCCTCAGCGCGAGCGATCAGTTCGCCTGCGTCCGGCGACGTCATTAGCCCGTGACGAAGGGCCGTAAGGACGGCGAGCTGATCCCCGCGCGCTCGGGCGCCGCCTTTCGGCATCATTGTCGCGAGGTCCCAATGCAGCATCGCCTCGGCGTCGCGGAGCGCGCCAATGCGGCGGAAGCGCGCCTCGAGGGTCGCGTAGGCGCTCACCGTCAGAGCACCGCGAGAACGCTCATCGCTCTATCGAGCAGCAAAGCGGCGAAAATCAGAAACAAGTAAAGGATGGAGAAGAAGAACAGGCCGCGCGCCGTGCGCGGATCATCGCTGCGATAGACCCGAACGGCATGATGCAGCAACGCAACATCAAGCCCAGCAGCGGCGACGGCGTAGAGCCAGCCCGACATCCCCAGGATAACCGGTAGAAACGTCGCCGGAACGAGAAGCACGGTATAGGCGAGGATTTGCGTGCGGGTCGAACGCTCGCCCGCCACGACCGGCATCATCGGCACGCCGGCGCGGTCATAGTCACCTCTGCGGAAGAGCGCCAGCGCCCAGGAATGAGGCGGCGTCCACAAGAAGATGATCGCGAATAGCGCCAGCGCGCTCCAGGATACGTCGCCGGTCGCCGCCGCCCAGCCGATCACCGGCGGAAGAGCACCGGACGCACCGCCAATAACAATATTTTGTGGTGTTCTCCGCTTCAGCCACATCGTATAGATAAACACGTAATAGACGATGGTCAATGCCAGCAGGCCAGCGGCGGCGACGTTGACCAACGTCGCCATCGAGGCGACGGACAGGCATGCGAGCACGACACCAAAAGCGAGCGCCGAGGCCGGCTGCAGTCGGCCGGCGGGAATCGGGCGGTTCATCGTTCGTTGCATGACGCTGTCAATGTCGCGGTCGTACCACATGTTGATGGCTCCGGACGCGCCGGCACCGAGTGCGATGCAGGCAACGGCGACCAGCGCCGTGGCGGCATCCATCGGCGTGGGGGCCAGCAACAAGCCGACCATGCCGGTGAAAACCACCAAAGACATGACCCGCGGCTTCAGCAAAATAGCGTAGTCGCGCAACTGGAAGCGCGGTTCGGGCGTCGCGGCCGCCGCTGCGGTGGCGGCCAGCCCGGCGCCGTCGGATCGGACGGTGCTCACTTTTCCTCCTCGGGTACTCGTTCTGTTTATTCGTCTCCGGGCGGATTATAGGCGTATTTCTGCCGGGAGGGCCGTGTGATTCGTCATGGACGATGCGCGTAGGAAAACGGCGGCCATCGTCCAGACAAAGAGGATGCCGCCGATGATGGCGATGAGGCCGCCGAGGCCATTGAGGGCCATGCCGGCGATCTGCGCGGTATCGCTCAGTCCTTGGGCGTCGCCGGCGACCTTGCGCGGTGCGCCATGGCCGCCAGCGATGAACAGGCCAATGCTGGCGGCGAGTTGACCCCAGGCGAACAGATGGAGGATCAGCCGCATGCGCAGCGCGCTGACCCGTGGTCGGCCGAGCAGCGGCAGAATCCGCGCGTAAAACAAGCCGAAAAAGGCGAGGGTGATTCCGGCGATGACGCCGTGATAGTGCGCGGGCGTCCGCGTGTCGGTGCCGTCGACAAAGAGGCCGAGGCCACCGCCAATGCCAAACAGCAGCAGCGAAAGAGCAAGGGCGAGGAATGCCGGCTCGCGCCATGGCCACGGCCGTGCAAGCCGATTGAGCACACCCGCAGCCATGATCGCCGCGGCGGGACCGAAGGCGTACTGCATCCAGGTGAAGGCCGCGGTCTGTTCGTGCGAGAACATGGGCAGAGCGAGGTAAAAGACGGGCAGAACGGCCGCCGCGAGCACCAGCAGGGTATTGGCGGCAGAGGTCGCGGTGGTGGGGACGGAGCGGACATAGGGCGCGGACAAAGCCGCCCAGGCGGCCACCAGCATCAGCGCGTTGACGAACTGCAGGGCGTGCCCACCGCCCCACATCAGTCGCTCGTTGAAGTCGAAGGAAAAAGCGCTGCCGGCAAGAGTGCTCAGTGCAACAGCGAAGCAAGCGAGCGCAATGAGATAGACCAACGCGGCCGACGCGACAGCGGCGCAAGGCGGATCGCGTCGCAAAAGCCGCAGGCGCACAACAAGCAGGAGACGCACCGCGGTGCAACCAACGGCCAACGCCAGCACGGCGAGGCCGCAATAGTAAAGGGGATCAATGATAACCGGGACGTAGTTGTTGAGCGTCGGCTCGCCGCGGTCCAGCAAGGCGGGAACGAACAGCAGCGGCAGGGCGGCGAAGCCGCCGGCCAGGGCCGCCTTGCCGAGGGAATCGACCGGCAGTCGGCCCGGGGCCAATCGCTCGCGGACAATCAGGGTCAGCGCACCGAAAACGGCGAGGAACCAGACGACGAACGAAAAGACGACGTGGATGACGAGTCCCTTGTGGAAGAAGCCAACCGGCCAGGGAAAGACGGCCTCGATCCCGGGAACCCGCGAGAGGGCGAGGAGAAAGGCGAACACGCCGGCGATTCCGAGCGCGCCGACGGCGAGGACCGCCCAGCCGGTAAGCTCGCGGCGGAAGCCGGCGCGCGGCGCGAGCGATGCGCCGTTATCCGGCATATGCTGTGCCTGCATAGGGATAAAAGTGCACCGCCATGAGGTAGACGATCACGCCGGAGACAGCGACGAACATCCATATCGGCCAAGTGATGCGGGCAATGCGGCGATGACGGTCGAAGCGGCCGGCGAGGGCGCGCACAAGCGTAACCGGAACCAGCCCGGTGATGACCACCGCCGCCAGTACATGAATGATCAGCAGGGTGAAATAGACTTGGCGGACCATTCCCTCGCCACCGAACTTCGCCAGTCCGGCGTTGAAATGATAGACGAGGTACGAGGCGAGAAACGCCGCCGAGACCGCCGCCGCCGCGAGCATGAACGTCCGATGCCGTTCCCTTTCGCCGCGACGGATGCAGCGATATCCCATAGACAGGAGCACGATCGTTACCGTATTCAGCGCAGCGTTGACGTGCGTAAGGTCAGCAATCTGCATTAATGTTCTCGCCAGACTGAGCGCAATGACGCGCGAACGGCGCGGGTACACGGCCCGATCGCGAAACGGCCGGATCGGGGGATCGTGTCATTGATCGGCGAGCTGGAAGAACACGCTCACGTACATCGCCAGTGCAGCAGCGGCGAGGATCGCCGCCAGCACGTATTTATTGGTCATTACGGTCACTTTCGCACCTGCATCCCGTACCCTCGAAGAACGCCGTACGATACGTCGATCGGACCGGAAATCAACAACTTCCCACGTTCGCAAACAGGTCTCGAAATGGCCATCCGTGACTCTAACAGGCGCGAAAAATAGTACTTTGCATGCGGATTTGCTCATGTTAGCAATTCTGGGGACGCTCCCCCGGCGGGCTATAAACGGGGATGGGGTCGACCACGGGCGCGCTCTGGCAATTTGCTCAGGCCCACATCAACATCGGACGGCGATGACCGCCGCCGGCAAACATAATGGATATTGCGCATGAGGGACGTTTTGCATCGGTGGCTCTCGTTAACGTCGGCAGCCGGACTCGGCATTTTTGCCTTTGCACAGAACGCTTTTGCCGAAGACGTGCTTGGCGAGGCCAAACCCTGGCAGATCAATTTCCAGAACGCGTTCTCGCCGGTCATGGAGCGTGTGCACGAATTTCATAACCTGCTGCTGGTCATCATCACGGCGATCGTCCTCCTGGTCCTGGCCATCCTTGGTTATGTGATTTTCCGCTTCAACGCGCGGAGCAACCCGGTCCCGTCGCAAACGGCACACAACACATTGCTTGAGTTCGTCTGGACCGTGGTGCCGGTGATCATACTTGCGGTTATCGCCGTCCCGTCGATCACCAATCTCTACTATTCCGCCCAAACCCCGCCAAAGTATGACTTGACCCTCAAGGTAACGGCGCATCAATGGTATTGGACTTACAACTATCCCGATAATGGTGACTTTACGTTCGACAGCATTCCCGTCGCCGAAGATGACCTGAAGCCGGGGCAGCCGCGGCTTTTGACGGTCGACAACCCGGTGGTTCTGCCGGTCGGCGCGACAATTCAGGTCTTGATCGCTTCTGACGACGTGATTCACGACTGGGCGGTTCCGTCGCTGGGACTTAAAAAGGATGCGTTACCCGGCCGGATTAACGAGACCTGGGTACGCATCGAGAAGGAAGGCACATTTTACGGGATGTGCTCCGAATTGTGTGGCGTCAACCACTACTTCATGCCGATTCAAGTGCGGGGCGTATCGAAGCCGGAATTTGACGCCTGGGTTGAACAGGCAAAGCAAACATTTGCGGTTAATGGCCACGCCGATGTAAATCTGGCGTCCGGAATGGCGGAGCCCCGCTAAGGGCAGGTGGAGCGGATAAGGGAGAAAGCGATCATGGCTTACGGTGCTGCCGCTGCTCACAGCGATCATGAGCATCATCCGACGGGATGGAAACGTTGGGTCTATTCAACCAACCACAAGGACATCGGCACGCTCTACATCATCTTGTCGATGATCGCCGCGTTGATCGGTGGCGGCATGTCCTGGATGATTCGCCTCGAACTGGCCGAACCCGGACTGCAGTTCATCCAGAACACCCAATTCTATAATGTCCTGGTGACCGCCCACGGCTTCTTGATGGTGTTCTTCGTCGTCATGCCGGGGTTGATCGGTGGGTTCGGCAACTGGTTCGTCCCGCTGATGATCGGCGCGCCGGACATGGCGTTCCCGCGCATGAACAACGTCAGTTTCTGGCTCACCGCCGCGGGCCTTATGCTCCTGGTTCTCTCGGCGTTCGTCGGTGACGGGCCGGGAACCGGGTGGACGGTGTACCCGCCGCTGTCATCGATCGCGTACCATCCTGGACCTTCGGTCGACTTCGGCATCCTGGCGCTGCACCTCGCCGGCGCGGGCTCAATCCTCGGCGCGATCAACTTCATCGTCACCATCTTCAATATGCGCGCCCCCGGAATGACCCTGCACCGCATGCCGCTGTTCGTCTGGTCGATCCTGGTGACTGCCTTCCTGTTGCTGCTGGCATTGCCGGTTCTTGCCGGTGCGCTCACCATGCTGCTGACCGACCGCAATTTCGGCACTCATTTCTATGACGTTGCTGGCGGCGGCGATCCGCTTCTGTGGCAGCATCTGTTCTGGTTCTTCGGCCATCCGGAAGTGTACATCATCATCCTGCCGGCCTTTGGCATCATCAGTCAGATCGTATCGACGTTTTCGAAGAAGCCGGTCTTCGGCTATCTCGGCATGGCGTACGCGATGACGGCCATCGGCGTTGTCGGCTTCGTCGTCTGGGCGCACCACATGTATACCAGCGGCATCGGGGTCAACACGCGGGCCTATTTCACCGTGGCGACGCTGATCATCGCCGTGCCGACGGGCATCAAGATCTTCAGCTGGCTGGCAACGATGTGGGGTGGGTCGATCGACTTCAAGGCACCAATGCTTTATGCCGTCGGCTTCATTTGGCTGTTCGTCCTCGGCGGCGTCACCGGTGTCGTGCTGGCCAACGCGAGCATCGACTTCGCCTTCCACGATACCTATTACGTCGTCGCCCACTTCCACTACGTCATGGCGATCGCCGCGATCTTCGCCATGTTCGGCGCTTGGTATTACTGGAGCGGCAAGATGACCGGCAAGCAGTATCCGGAAGGCTTCGCCAAGCTGCAGTTCTGGGTCTTTTTCGTCGGTGTCAACGTCCTGTTTTTCCCCCAGCATTTCCTCGGTCTCGCCGGGATGCCACGGCGTATTCCGGACTATCCCGACGTCTATGCCGGCTGGAACATGGTGAGCTCGATCGGTGCCGGCATCACCATGGTTGGGACACTGATGTTTTTTGCCGTCGTCTTTTATACCTTGCGTGCGGGCAAGCGGGCCGTCGCCAATCCCTGGGGAGAGGGTGCGACGACGCTGGAGTGGACCGTGCCGTCACCAGCGCCATTTCACACGCATGAAGAGTTGCCGGTCATCAGCGGTGGTTACGGCCATGCTCACCCGGGTCATGGCCAGATGCGGCCGGCCGAGTGATGCGGTCCCGTATGAGCGTGACATCCGTGATCGTTACCAAGGAAACCGTCCGCGCCGCACGCCCTCTCCCGCAAGGAGAGGGTGACGGCGCGGCCGACGCCGCTTGCCAGCGGTTCGGCGGAGGACGGCGGTGAGCCGCCCGGGGCGCAATCGCTGGCTCGTCGCCGGCGTATTGTTCGCGGTCGTCGGCGGCATGCTGGGGCTGTCGTTTGCCTCGGCTACGCTTTATCGGATGTTCTGTCAGGCGACCGGCTATGACGGCACGCCGAAGACGACGGATGTCGCGAAGCCGACGCGGCGCGGCGACGAAACGGTGGTCGTCCGCTTCGACGCCAACGTCAACCCGGCGTTGCCGTGGCGGTTTGAGCCGGCGCAGCGTCAGGTCACCGTGCATACGGGCGAGGAAACGCTCGTCCATTTCAACGCGACAAATCTCTCGGATCATCCGATCACCGGCACCGCGACGTTTAGCGTCGTGCCGGAAAAGGCAGCAGCTTACTTTGACAAGCTGCAATGCTTCTGCTTCAGCGAACAAACGCTCGAGCCGAAGCAGGAAGTTTCAATGCCCGTGGTTTTCTATGTCGATCCCGGCCTTTATGAGGATCCAACCACTCGGGACGTGAAG
This genomic stretch from Rhodospirillales bacterium harbors:
- a CDS encoding NADH-quinone oxidoreductase subunit H; translated protein: MAMIAALAIQLAQMTLVVAIAPLLLGWVRTIKARVLRRRGPSPLQPYRDLLRLIRKEAVLAENASWLFRVVPYVTFAAIWVAAALVPTFASGLLFSWSADMIVIAALLGTGRFFLALAGMDIGTSFGGLGSSREMMIASVAEPAMIMVVFTVSLLAQTTQLSSIAAFMAGANVGVRVSLALVLVALLVVALAENARIPVDNPATHLELTMVHEAMVLEYSARHLAMIELAAALKLVLYLSLIACVFVPWGMAAAGDGIVAYLGGLVAYAIKLAVGGVLLALFETSIAKMRVFRVPEFLGVALMLSLLAVLLLFVSRSP
- the hyfB gene encoding hydrogenase 4 subunit B, with amino-acid sequence MALLAALVLIASLLLTGLGAVGLGGRPAGRIIVYGAAASACSAMVVLAAITLFGRAPAQDLVLPLGIPWIGAHLRLDPLAAFFLLVVNLGGAAASVYGLGYGRHDSEPQRVLPLFAVFLAAMNMVVLADDAYSFLASWEFMSLASWGLVMAHHRTDGTAQAGCVYLVMAGFGTLALLLCFGLLAGVSGAYAFADIRAAGLSPSIGALVLALTLLGAGSKAGIVPLHVWLPLAHPAAPSHVSALMSGVMTKVAIYGIIRILFDLAGEPAWWWSVVVLVLGGVTAVLGVLYALMQHDIKRLLAYHTVENIGIIVIGLGLALAFRANGMMVPAALAFSAALFHVLNHMLFKSLLFFGAGAVLTATGERDMEHLGGLIHRMPVTAATFLLGCAAISALPPLNGFASEWLTFQAILVSPAVPQWGLKFLIPGVGAGLALSAALAAACFVKAFGITFLGRPRTAAAAQAREVDRFSLAVMSAFALACILTGIVPGLIVDALAPVVSQLTRGTSLPVQSAMPWLTLIPIAAERSSYNGILVLVFMALSGTLAAFAIHRLASRAVRRAPAWDCGFPEASPTTQYTAGSFAQPIRRVFGSLVFVARESVEMPPPGSLKPARFTVSLRDLIWECGYAPLAAGITYAADRVNHLQFLTIRRYLGLVFALLVALLLGIAIWP
- a CDS encoding carboxypeptidase M32, producing the protein MSAYATLEARFRRIGALRDAEAMLHWDLATMMPKGGARARGDQLAVLTALRHGLMTSPDAGELIARAEADTVLDAAQRANVGEMKRQWTHATALDETFVETLSRATTACETVWREARAAADFPRVLPALTHLLALVREAAQAKSEKLGLSPYDALLDEYEPDGRCADIDVLFGELSRFLADFLPEVIERQRQDDPPIEPAGPFPIDRQRAAAVGLMERLGFEFTHGRLDVSLHPFCGGTPDDVRITTRYDESDFRSALMGVLHETGHALYERGLPEQWRGLPAGDARGMVLHESQSLLIEMQVCRSRAFLSFAAPLLRAELAGDGPAWDAENLYRHYTRVARGYIRVDADEVTYPAHVILRYNLERAMIAGDLEPVDLPGAWNDGMRRLLGVVPPDDGLGCLQDIHWYDGAWGYFPTYTLGAMTAAQLYQAACRAEPSIEDDIARGDFTPLLRWLRTNVHARGSLASTRDILIGATGRPLDAAAFVSHLQRRYARS
- a CDS encoding protoheme IX farnesyltransferase translates to MSTVRSDGAGLAATAAAAATPEPRFQLRDYAILLKPRVMSLVVFTGMVGLLLAPTPMDAATALVAVACIALGAGASGAINMWYDRDIDSVMQRTMNRPIPAGRLQPASALAFGVVLACLSVASMATLVNVAAAGLLALTIVYYVFIYTMWLKRRTPQNIVIGGASGALPPVIGWAAATGDVSWSALALFAIIFLWTPPHSWALALFRRGDYDRAGVPMMPVVAGERSTRTQILAYTVLLVPATFLPVILGMSGWLYAVAAAGLDVALLHHAVRVYRSDDPRTARGLFFFSILYLFLIFAALLLDRAMSVLAVL
- a CDS encoding cbb3-type cytochrome c oxidase subunit I translates to MPDNGASLAPRAGFRRELTGWAVLAVGALGIAGVFAFLLALSRVPGIEAVFPWPVGFFHKGLVIHVVFSFVVWFLAVFGALTLIVRERLAPGRLPVDSLGKAALAGGFAALPLLFVPALLDRGEPTLNNYVPVIIDPLYYCGLAVLALAVGCTAVRLLLVVRLRLLRRDPPCAAVASAALVYLIALACFAVALSTLAGSAFSFDFNERLMWGGGHALQFVNALMLVAAWAALSAPYVRSVPTTATSAANTLLVLAAAVLPVFYLALPMFSHEQTAAFTWMQYAFGPAAAIMAAGVLNRLARPWPWREPAFLALALSLLLFGIGGGLGLFVDGTDTRTPAHYHGVIAGITLAFFGLFYARILPLLGRPRVSALRMRLILHLFAWGQLAASIGLFIAGGHGAPRKVAGDAQGLSDTAQIAGMALNGLGGLIAIIGGILFVWTMAAVFLRASSMTNHTALPAEIRL
- a CDS encoding DUF420 domain-containing protein; translation: MQIADLTHVNAALNTVTIVLLSMGYRCIRRGERERHRTFMLAAAAVSAAFLASYLVYHFNAGLAKFGGEGMVRQVYFTLLIIHVLAAVVITGLVPVTLVRALAGRFDRHRRIARITWPIWMFVAVSGVIVYLMAVHFYPYAGTAYAG
- the coxB gene encoding cytochrome c oxidase subunit II translates to MRDVLHRWLSLTSAAGLGIFAFAQNAFAEDVLGEAKPWQINFQNAFSPVMERVHEFHNLLLVIITAIVLLVLAILGYVIFRFNARSNPVPSQTAHNTLLEFVWTVVPVIILAVIAVPSITNLYYSAQTPPKYDLTLKVTAHQWYWTYNYPDNGDFTFDSIPVAEDDLKPGQPRLLTVDNPVVLPVGATIQVLIASDDVIHDWAVPSLGLKKDALPGRINETWVRIEKEGTFYGMCSELCGVNHYFMPIQVRGVSKPEFDAWVEQAKQTFAVNGHADVNLASGMAEPR
- the ctaD gene encoding cytochrome c oxidase subunit I, producing MAYGAAAAHSDHEHHPTGWKRWVYSTNHKDIGTLYIILSMIAALIGGGMSWMIRLELAEPGLQFIQNTQFYNVLVTAHGFLMVFFVVMPGLIGGFGNWFVPLMIGAPDMAFPRMNNVSFWLTAAGLMLLVLSAFVGDGPGTGWTVYPPLSSIAYHPGPSVDFGILALHLAGAGSILGAINFIVTIFNMRAPGMTLHRMPLFVWSILVTAFLLLLALPVLAGALTMLLTDRNFGTHFYDVAGGGDPLLWQHLFWFFGHPEVYIIILPAFGIISQIVSTFSKKPVFGYLGMAYAMTAIGVVGFVVWAHHMYTSGIGVNTRAYFTVATLIIAVPTGIKIFSWLATMWGGSIDFKAPMLYAVGFIWLFVLGGVTGVVLANASIDFAFHDTYYVVAHFHYVMAIAAIFAMFGAWYYWSGKMTGKQYPEGFAKLQFWVFFVGVNVLFFPQHFLGLAGMPRRIPDYPDVYAGWNMVSSIGAGITMVGTLMFFAVVFYTLRAGKRAVANPWGEGATTLEWTVPSPAPFHTHEELPVISGGYGHAHPGHGQMRPAE
- a CDS encoding cytochrome c oxidase assembly protein — its product is MLGLSFASATLYRMFCQATGYDGTPKTTDVAKPTRRGDETVVVRFDANVNPALPWRFEPAQRQVTVHTGEETLVHFNATNLSDHPITGTATFSVVPEKAAAYFDKLQCFCFSEQTLEPKQEVSMPVVFYVDPGLYEDPTTRDVKTITLSYTFFRAEGEAEQQKPAPRLAAAPSAGTGG